Proteins encoded by one window of Arachis ipaensis cultivar K30076 chromosome B04, Araip1.1, whole genome shotgun sequence:
- the LOC107637782 gene encoding protein SULFUR DEFICIENCY-INDUCED 1-like — MEGSGCKKSSKGKKDDLYHVIHKVPYGDTLYVKAKHAQLVDKDPEAAIVLFWKAINAGDKVDSALKDMAVVMKQLDRSEEAIEAIKSFRSLCSKHSQESLDNVLLDLYKKCGRIDEQIELLKRKLRLIYQGEAFNGRTTRTARSHGKKFQVSIKQETARLLGNLGWAYMQKENYMMAEVVFKKAQMIDADANKACNLVVCLMRQSRYEEAYYILEHVLHQKLPGSDETKSKKRAEELLLELNSNLPQSQYLDNLGLDDDFVKGIDELLTAWGSNNRSRRLPIFEEISSFRDQLAC, encoded by the exons ATGGAAGGGAGTGGTTGCAAGAAAAGCTCAAAGGGAAAAAAAGATGACCTTTATCATGTTATTCATAAGGTACCTTATGGAGATACTCTCTATGTTAAAGCCAAGCATGCCCag TTGGTAGATAAGGACCCAGAAGCAGCAATAGTGTTATTTTGGAAGGCGATAAATGCTGGAGATAAAGTGGACAGTGCCTTAAAGGACATGGCTGTTGTGATGAAGCAATTAGACAGATCCGAAGAAGCAATTGAAGCCATCAAATCTTTCAGAAGCCTTTGTTCCAAACATTCTCAAGAGTCACTTGATAATGTACTTCTTGACCTCTACAAG AAATGTGGAAGAATTGATGAGCAAATTGAGTtgctgaagagaaagctaagactAATCTACCAAGGTGAAGCCTTCAATGGAAGGACCACAAGGACTGCTCGCTCTCATGGCAAAAAGTTCCAAGTTTCTATCAAGCAAGAAACTGCAAGATTATTG gGAAATTTGGGGTGGGCCTACATGCAAAAGGAGAACTACATGATGGCGGAGGTTGTATTCAAGAAAGCCCAAATGATAGATGCTGACGCCAACAAGGCTTGCAACTTGGTGGTGTGCCTCATGAGACAATCCCGTTATGAAGAAGCCTATTACATTCTTGAACATGTCTTGCATCAAAAGCTTCCTGGCTCCGATGAAACCAAGTCCAAGAAAAGAGCAGAGGAGTTGCTTTTGGAATTGAATTCAAATCTCCCTCAATCACAATATCTGGATAATTTGGGCCTTGATGATGACTTTGTCAAAGGGATAGATGAATTGCTCACTGCATGGGGATCAAATAACAGATCCAGAAGGCTTCCTATATTTGAGGAAATCTCTTCCTTTAGAGATCAATTGGCATGTTAG